The Nocardioides ochotonae genome segment GAGGTCGCGGTGCGCATCGAGCACGAGCCCGTCGGGCTCCGCACGGTCCGGCACCGGGTGACCTGGACCGGGGCGCTGGAGCGCTCCTACACCTACGAGCGTCAGCGTGACGGCGCCCGGGTCCTCTACGAGGGCCCGGAGGTCTACGGCAACGCCATGACCTTCGGTCGCGCGCTCTTCACCAACCAGCACCTCGTGGGGCCGGACCTCAAGGGCGTGGAGAAGATCCGCGGCCGCGAGTACGTCCTGGACCCCGAGACCCGTGACCTCGCGGTCGTGTGGCGCCTGTTCCACGGCGACCGCACCACGCACTTCATCCACGGACTACTGACCTGGGAGCCCCGATGAGCAGCACCGACGGTCGCGTCGTCGTCGTCACCGGTGGCACCCGCGGCATCGGCCTGGGCCTGGCGCGCGAGTTCCTCGCGCGCGACGCCCGAGTCGTCATCTGCGGGCGCAGCACGGAGGCGGTCGACAAGGCGCTCGCCGAGCTCGGCAGCGACCGGGCGAGCGGGCTGGCCACCGACGTGACCGACCGGGCCGCCGTACAGGCGCTGTGGGACCACGCGGTCGCGACCTTCGGGCGCGTCGACGTGTGGGTCAACAACGCCGGCCTCTCCGCTCCCCGCGGCCCCCTGCACACCGTGCCGGTCGACGACGTCCACAGCGTCGTCGAGGTCAACGTGATCGGCGCCCTCAACGGCAGTGCGGTGGCCTCGCACGGCATGGCCGCGCAGGCCGGCGGCGGCTGGATCTGGAACATGGAGGGCTTCGGCTCCCGTGGCGAGCACCAGCCGGGCATGGCCGTCTACGGCGCCTCCAAGCGCGCGGTGCAGTACCTCACCGAGGCCCTGGTCAAGCAGACCAAGGACACCGACGTGCGGGTCGGCTTCCTCTCGCCGGGGATCGTGGCCACCGACCTGCTGGTCGGCGACTACACCGACGACCCGGACGGGTTCGAGAAGGTCAAGAAGGTCTTCAACATCCTGGGCGACCGGGTCGAGACGGTCACCCCGTGGCTGGCCGAGCAGGTGCTGGGTGCCCACAAGCACGGCACCCGGGTTGCCTGGCTGACCAAGGGCAAGGCCATGCGCCGGTTCATGACGGCTGGGTTCAACAAGCGCGACATCTTCGCGAGCGAGGACGCCTGACGTGCTGGCCATGAGCTCCACGATCGACGTGTGCGAGGAGTACGGCGTCGCGCTGGCCATGGAGGACTTCGTCCCCTGCGTGCTGGCGCTCGCTGCGCTGGTCATCCTCGCCCTGGGCGTCCGTCGCCGGGTTCCGGCCGCCTTCCCGGTCGCCCTGCTCGGCGGGCTGCTGATCTCGGCCGGCGGGTTCGGCAAGGCCACGTGGAAGCTCCTGGTCGCCACCGGCTGCTGGGAGTACCCGTGGCTGGAGGCACTGCTCTTCCCCTGCCTGGCCTTCGGCTTCTCGGCCGTCGCCTGGGCCGTGCTCAGCGCGGTCAAGGGACGTGAGGTCGCGCCGCTGTGGTTCGTGCTCTTCCCGCTGGCCGCCGGCGTCGGCGCCGCCTGGATGAGCATCTCGGCCGGGGAGTACACGAACTGGCCGCTGCTGATCGCCGCCGCCGTGGGCGCGACGTTCCTGGGGGTCACGCTCGCCGCCACGGCGTTCCGGGCGGGGAAGCCCTCGGTCGGTGTCCTCTTCGTCCTCTACACCCTGGGCACCAACATCCTGCCCCCGCTCGCGGCCCAGCCGAACCAGTCGGCCGAGCTGCAGTGGGCCGAGCAGCTCACCAACTCCGCGGTCCAGCTCTGCTTCCTCCTGGGAGCGCTGTGGCTGCGCGAGCACCTGACCAAGCTGGCGGTCGACACGACCGCCGATGACAAGACGGGAGTGCCCGCGTGAGCGTGGACCGCCTGGGGTGGCGCCGCAAGTTCGGCGTCATCGCGCCCAGCACCAACACCATCGTCCAGCCCGAGTTCGACATGATGCGCGTCCCGGGCGTCACGTCGCACTACGGGCGGATCTTCATCCCCGACGGCCGGATCGCCACCGACGAGGGCATGGAGAACCTCCTCCTGCAGATCCGCGCCAACATGGACGCCTGCGTCGAGAGCCTGATGACGATGCAGCCCGACTACATGGTCATGGGCATGAGCGCCGAGACGTTCTGGGACGGCGTCGAGGGCAACCGCGCCTTCGTCAAGCAGATCCAGGCCCTCACCGGCGGGCTCGGCGTGGCGACCGGTGCCGAGGGCTGCGAGCGTGCGCTGCACCTCTTCGGTGCCAAGAAGATCGCCGTGATCACGCCGTACACGCCGATCGGCGACGCCAACGTGCGCAAGTTCTTCACCGAGCTCGGGTTCGAGGTCGGCCAGATCAAGGGTCTGTGCGTCAACAGTGCCGTCGAGATCGCCCAGGTCACCGAGAAGACGCTGCGCGAGTCGCTGATCGAGATCAACGACTCCGACGTCGACGCCATCGTGCAGTGCGGCACCAACCTGTGCATGACCGAGCTCGCCGACGAGGCGGAGCGCTGGCTGGACAAGCCGGTGATCGCGATCAACGCCGCCACCTGGTGGATGGCGCTGCGCGACAACGGCATCGAGGACCAGCTGCACGGCTACGGCACGCTGCTGCGCGAGCACTGACCCGCGCCGCACACTGCCGCCTGCACACGCTGACGGGCCCGCACCGACCAACCGGTCGGCGCGGGCCCGTCAGCGTTGTGGTGCGTGGTCGTGGTGGTCGGTGCGGGTGGCGGCAGCGCGGCGGCGGCCGGTGTCGTTCCGCGCAATTGCGCAGTTACGTGCACCCCGCAGGCCAGCACCCGAGGCGCTGGCCCGTGCTCACTCGCCGACGGTGACGTCGTCGAAGGGGAGCAGCGGCTCGACGGCGGGGAAGACGAGGGTCATCAGCACGATGAGCACCACCACGACGAGGGCCAGTGCCTCGAGCACCCTCAGCCAGGTGGGGCCGGGCAGGAGGCGCCACAGCGCTGCGTACATCGGGTCTCCTCGGGGTGCGGGGGAGGGCTTGCGGGGCTGGTGGGGACGGCGCGGGTGCCGTGCGGTCAGGCGAGGTCCGGCGGCGGGCCGGCCTCGGCGGCGTACCGCTCGACGAGCTCGGCGCCGAGGACCAGCCGCTCGCTGGAGCCCCAGCGCGGGTGGCAGGTCACCAGGGTCATGGTGCGCGCCGTCGGCTTCGCGCCCGGGAAGCCGGCGACCGGCTCCACGACCTCGACGGCGCTGGGGCTGACGATCCGGCTCCAGGTGACCTCGTAGACCAGCCACTTGCCGACGGTCTCGACGATGATCCGGTCGCCCTCCCCGACCTGGTCGAGGTTGGCGAACGGCTCGCCGTGGGTGGCGCGGTGGCCGGCGATCGCGAAGTTGCCGACCTGACCGGGCAGCGCGGTGCCGGGGAAGTGGCCCGGGCCTCGGGTGAGGTCGGAGTCGCTGACGCCCTCGACGACCACCCACTCCCAGTCCTTGCCAAGAGCAGGGATGTGCAGGACGCCGAAGCCCTCCCCGGCGCGCGGGGTGCTCTCCTTGGACGCCTTCTGGGCGCCGCCCTCGGCGCGCTCGCGGAAGTCGTCCATGAGGTCGCGCTGGGCGGCCTGGGTCTGCTGGTTGGTCCAGACCAGGAGGTAGAAGGCGAAGGCCAGCAGCACCAGTCCGGCGGTGATCGCAAGCTCTGCGACCGCACGGATTCCGGTGGCAAAGGCAGTTCGTAACAACGCGGACACCTTAAATAATATATCATCGCCAAATCGCGGATCCGGCGCAGGGGACCGTCAACGAGGGGACGCTACGGCAATGAGGACGAGCGCACGAGCACTTGGGGCCGCCTTGGCCTCCGGCCTGGTCGCATCGATGGCACTCGTCGGTGCGGGTGCCCCGGGCGCTGCGGGCCTCGGCGCCGCCGCGGCGGACGAGCCTGCAGCGGTCGTCCTCGCCGGCGGGTGCTGGACCTACACGCCCGACCTGTCGAGCGACCCGGCGGAGCCGTCCGGGCCTGCCGTCGAGGTCGGACCCCTCGACCTGACCGACGTGCCTATGCTCGACATCTCCACCTCGTTGGAACCGTGGTCACTCCCGCCTTCGGACCCGGCTGTGCCCCCGGTCGCCCCGGTGCTCACGACCGCCGGCGACACCGCGGTCGGCGGCACCCGCACCTTCACCCTCGACCTGGCCGGCGGTCCTGACCTCGGCGACGTTCCGACGCCCGTCACGGGGGTCTTCCACTTCTCCGTCAACGGGGAGGATATCGATCCGATCAAGGTCCCCTTCGGGCTCGGCCACGAGGACGAGGAGCTCCCCCTGGTCGAGGGCAGCTTCCCGATCGAGAAGACCGGCCCCCACTCGGTCGTGCTGCGCGGCGTCTTCTTCGACATGCCGCTCCTGCCTCGCCGGGTGGCCTGCAACGGCCAGACCGACGGCGTCCCCGGCGGCGTCAACCCCGCGACCACCCCGCTCGACACCAACCTCGCCTCCGGGTTCGACGCCGTCGCCGCGCCCAAGGCGTACGTCGCGGGCATCGAGGGCCAGTCCGGCCTTGCGGCGGCCCGCTCCGGCGACACTGTCCGGGTCTACGTCACCGGCCTGGCCTCCGGTGCCGAGGCGAGCCTCGCGCTCTGCGACGCCGCCGCGCTGTGCCTGCCGAAGGCCACGTTCCTCACGGAGCCGGACGGCTCCGGACTCGGCGAGGTCCGGGTGCCGCGCGACGTGGCGACCGGGCCGGGGACGCTGCGGGTGACTCAGGGCCTCCACTCGCTGGACCTCCCACTCACCCTGCTCGGCGCCCCGGCGCTCACCCTCACCGAGGAGACCGCGGACGACGAGGTCGAGGTCACCGTCGACGGCACCGGGTGGAACCCGGGCGCGCCCGTCGAGGTGCGCGGCTACCGCGGCCCTCGGCTCCTCGCCGGCAACGCCACCTCCGACCGCAGCGCACGGGTGCGGGCGGATGCGACCGGCTCGTTCCGTGCGACGTTCACCGTCACCGAGCGCGACACGAAGCGGATCGGTGCGGTGCAGGCGCGGCCCGGCCGCGCGCCGCTGCGTGCCGGTGCGGTCTTCGGCGGCGTGCCGCCCATCCCGCCGCCGACCGAGCCGCCGCCGGCCCCGCCGACCCCGCCGGTCCCGCCGCCGGCCGTCGTGACGCCGGCGCCGCCGGCCTCCATCGCGGCCCCGCCGGTCACCGAGCCGCCGCTCAGCATCCCGCCGCCCAGCGGCAAGGGCGTCAAGAAGTTCGATCCGCCGGCGGAGCCGGACCCGGCGCCCGCCGCGACGACCCTGGCCATCGGCCAGGTCTCGCTGGAGGGCAGCGTCTCCTTCGGCGAGCTCTTCGGCGCCGCGCCCGAGCGCACCCTCACCTTCACCGTGCAGAACCTCGGTGAGGTGGAGATCGTGGACCCCGAGGTGCGGCTCGTGGTCAGCAAGACCGACGACGTCGAGCCCGCGCCGGTCCAGGCCGGCATCGGCACGCTCGGGCCCGGTGAGCAGGCACAGGTCGAGATCCCGATCGCGCTGCCGACCGCCGCGTTCGGCACCTACCACGTGCGCGGCGGCGTCGGCGACGCCGAGCTGACCTCGTTCGACCTCGAGTGGAGCAGCTACCCCTGGGGGCTGTTCGTCCTCAACGCCCTCGGCCTGCTGCTGCTCGGGTGGGGCGTGCGCCGCCGCCTCGCCGCGCGGGGCGTCGAGCTCTCCGCGCTGCTTCCGGCCGCGATGCTGTCGCTGCCGGTCGGCGCGCGCCGTACGCCGGCCGCCGACGGGCCCCTCGGGGACGCGGTCGTCGACCTGGTCGCCCTGGAGAAGTGGTGGGACCTGCGTGACGGCGGTCAGCGGCCGCCGGCTCCACGGCCCCGCATCCTCGGCGGCACGCCCACCCCGCTGATGGCCGCCGTCCCGGCAGCGGCGCTGCCCGACGACGCTGCGGAGCTGAACGACTCCGTGGTCGACCTGGCCGCGGCCGCCGCGTGGTGGGAGCACCGCAGCAACGGTGAGCCGCAGCCGCGCCGGCGCCTGCTCACGGTGGGCGGCGAGCCCGTCTCCCGCGCGGTCGGGCCGGTCGCGGTCCTCGATCCCGAGGCCGAGGCGGCGGACGCCGCCATCGTCGATCTCGCGGCCGCCGACGCCTGGTGGTCCAGGCAGGAACAGCGTCGGAAGGGTTACGGTCGTCGTTAATATCCTATATTCTTCCGCTATGACCCGCCTCACGGATGGAGGAGCCCGCGTGAGCAGCTCGAGGACCAAGACCCCCTGGTGGCGCGATCGCTCGGCGGTGATCCGCACGACCGCAGTGGCGGCCTCCGCGTGCCTCGCGCTCGTCGGCTGCGGGGCCCTGATGCCCGGACAGAACTCCGGCGGCGGCCTCGCCGTGGCCGCCGGCCCCGGCCCCGGTGTCAGCAGCGACTCGGTCAAGGTGGTCTTCGTGGCCGTCGACCTCGACGCGGTCCAGGAGACGACCAACTTCATCACCGCCTCGGTGGGCGACCAGGAGGCGCAGGTCCAGGCCCTCGAGGACTGGGTCAACGACAACGGCGGCGTCGGCGGCAAGGAGCTGGACGCGGTCTTCCGCCTCTACGACGGGAAGAACGACTCCCCGGCGGCCGAGGAGCAGCTCTGCAACCAGATCACCCAGGACGACAAGGCGTTCGCCGTCGTGCTGACCGGCCAGTTCCAGTCCAACGCCCGCCCCTGCTACGCCCAGCGCGAGACGCTCATGCTCGACGCGACGCTGGTTGCGAACGACGCCGAGTACTACGAGGAGCTGTCGCCGTACCTGTGGACGCCGAGCTTCCCCGAGTACAACTCCTTCATCCGCGCCTACGTCGAGGTCAGCGAGAAGCAGGGCTTCTTCGAGGGCCAGAAGTCCGTCGGCGTGGTCGCCGCTGACTCCCCGGTCAACCGCCGCGCGGTGGAGGAGGTCGGCGTACCCCTGCTGGAGGAGGCTGGCCTCGACGTGCAGGTCGGATGGGTCGACCCCACCGACATGGGCACGCTGTACGCCGGCCAGGAGCAGGCGGCCGACACGTTCCGCAGCAAGGGCGTCGAGCGGGTCATGTTCTTCGGCGGCTCGCGCCTGGCCTCGATCTTCGCCAGCATCGCGGTCGGTCGCCAGTTCAAGCCGAAGTACTCGATCTCGAGCTTCGACAACCCCTCGTTCTTCATCAACAATCCCGTCCTGATCCCCGACGGGACGATGGACGGGATGATCGGCATCGGGTTCCACCCGCCGCAGGACGTCGCCGACGACCTGCTGCCCTTCCCGAACCCCGACAACCCCGCCGAGGTGGAGTGCGTCGAGGTCTACAAGGACGCCGGCATCACCTTCGAGACGCGCGAGAGCGCCCGCGTCGCGCTGCCCTACTGCGACGCCGCGCGCATGCTCAAGATCGGCGCGGACAACGCGACCGGCGACCTCAACGCCCAGACCTGGTCCGACGCGATGGAGGCCAATGGCGACGGCGTGCTGACCGCGGCCGGCTTCGGAGGTGCGCTCGACCGCGGCCGCGCGGGCGCCGGTGGCTACCGCGCCATGCGCTTCGACGACGAGTGCCAGTGCTTCGTCTACGACGGCGACGTGGAGTCCTTCGAATGACCGACGCCCCCGCGCTCTCCTGTGCCGGCATCCGCGCCTCCTATGGCCAGATGCAGGTGCTCTTCGACGCCGGGCTGGTCGTCGAGCAGGGCGAGATGGTCGCCCTGATGGGGCCCAACGGCGTCGGCAAGAGCACCTTGTTGAAGGTGATCGGCGGGCTGCTCAAGCCCGACGCCGGCACCGTGACGGTGGGCGGGGTGGACGTCACCCACGCCTCCACCCGCAAGCGGATCGACCTGGGGCTGTCCCAGGTGGTCGGCCAGTCGGCGTTCGGGTCGCTGACGGTCGTCGAGAACCTGACCATGCACGGCTTCGCCGCGACCGACCGGCGCTGGAACCTGGAGGCCGTCGAGGCGGCGCTGGCCGTGTTCCCCCGGCTCAACGCCCGCCGCAACCAGACGGCCTCGACGCTCTCCGGGGGCGAGCGCCAGATGCTCGCGCTCGCCAAGGCGATCGTCGTCGAGCCCAAGGTCCTCGTGATCGACGAGTTCTCCCTCGGCCTGGCCCCCGTCGTCGTGGGCGGACTGATGGACCTGCTGCGCCGGCTCAACGAGCGGGGCTCCGCCGTGCTGCTCGTGGAGCAGTCGGTCAACGTCGCCCTCTCGCTGGTCGACCGTGCCTACATGATGGAGAAGGGTGAGATCATCGCTGAGGAGCGTGCCGCCGACCTGGCGGCCAACCCCGACCGGATCCGCGAGCTGATGCTCGGTGGCCACGCGGCGGGTGCCCGATGAGCGCCGCCGGACAGGTGAGCGCCGAGCTCGGCGCCGCGATCACCCCGATGTTCTCCCTCACCGACTTCGACTTCGGGCTCGACCGGATCGTCCTCGGACTCTTCTCCGGCCTGACCTACGGGCTGCTCGCCATCGGCCTGGTGCTGGTCTACCGCTCCAGCCGGTTCGTGAACTTCGCCCACGGCTCCGTCGGCGCGTTCGGCGCGTCGGTGCTGGCACTGCTCGTCGTCGACTGGGGCGCGCCGTACTGGCTGTCGTTCCTGCTCGCGATCGCCGTCGCCGGCCTGCTCTCCGCGGGCATCGAGGTGCTCGTCGTACGCCGCCTGACCGGGCGACCGGCGCTGATCGGCATGATCGCCACCCTCGGGCTCTCGCAGTTCATCCTGATCATGTCGCTGGTCATCAACACCGACGGCATCAGCGGCTTCACCTTCCCGAGGCCGCCGTACCTGCCGACGTGGGAGGTCGACTCGCTGCCGATCGGCCCGCCGTACATCGCGATGTTCATCCTCGGTCCGCTGCTGCTGTGGGGCCTGGCCGCGTTCCTGCGCCGCCACCGCCTCGGCATGGCGGTGCGTGCGGCCGCCGACGACCCCGACGCCGCCCAGCTCGAAGGCATCCCGGCGCGCCGGATGGCCACGCTGGTGTGGGGCCTGGCCGGCGGCATCGCCGCGTTCTCGGCCATCCTGGTCACCCCGACGACCTCGGGTCAGGGCCTCGACGGGCTCGGCGCCGACCTGCTGCTCAAGGGTCTCGCCGGCGCCGTGATCGGGCGGATGACCTCGATCCCGATCGCCGTGGCCGCCTCGCTCGGTATCGGCGTCTTCGAGCAGCTGCTGCTCTCCAACCCCGACACCCGGTCGCTCGTCAACGTCGCCATCGGCCTGGTGATCGTGATCGCCCTGCTGCGCCAGCCGATCCTCGGCCGGGCCAGCAAGGAGCGCGGCGGCTGGCGCCGCGTCGTCGTGCCCCCGCTGCCCGAGGCCTACCGCAAGGTGCGCAGCATCGTGTGGCTGCCGCGGGTGCTGATGTGCATGGTCGCGATGGCGGTCTTCGGGCTGGCCTACGTCGTGTCCAACGAGACGGCGTCGATCCTGACCAGCGTCGCCGGCTACACGCTGGTCGGACTCAGCGTCGGTCTGGTGACCGGTGTGTCCGGACAGCTCTCCCTCGGCCAGTTCGCCTACGCCGGCATCGCCGCCGCTGCCTCGGCGCACGTGGTCGACGCGACCGGGAGCTTCGTGTTCGGCATCGCGGCCGGTGTCGCCTCCGCGGCGATCGCCTCGGTGCTCATCGGCATCCCGGCGATGCGGCTCAAGGGGCTCGCGCTCGCCGTGTCGACGCTCGCCTTCGCGCTGGCAACCACCTCGTGGCTGCTGCGCACCGACCTCTTCCTGGGCAACGGGCTGTCCCCGGCCAGCCCGACGGTCTTCGGCTACCCCGTGACCTACGCGGTCGACTACTACCTCTTCGCGCTGCTGATGCTCGCGATCGGCATCTGGTTCACCAACAACCTGCGCCACAGCGGCTTCGGTCGCAGCCTGCAGGCGCTGCGTGACAACGAGGAGGCCGGTCGTGCCTTCACGGTCCCGGCGCGGCTGCGCAAGTTCCAGCTGTACGCCGCCTCCGGCGTGGTCGCCGGGCTGGGCGGCGTGGTGATCGGACACGGCCAGACGTCGCTGACGGTCAACTCGTTCCCGGCCAGCGCCAGCATCGACGTGGTGGCGCTGACGGTCATCGGTGGCCTCACCCTGACCATCGGTCCGCTCATCGGCGCGCTGATCATCGTGGGCCTGCCCGCGATCGTCACGCTGTCGACCGTCGGCCAGGCGGCGCTCGCGATCAGCTGGCTGCTCGTCGTCATCCTGCTGCCCGACGGGCTGGGCGGGGTGCTGATCAACGTCCGCGACCGCATCTACGACGCGCTCGCCCGGCGTGCGGGCATCGACGTCGAGCTGGCCCGCCACGGGCCCGGCGAGCCGTCCACCTCCCCGCTCCAGGGGACGATGCGGCTCGAGGGCCTCGTCGAGCGTCCCGGGCCTGCCTCCGACGGT includes the following:
- a CDS encoding SDR family oxidoreductase: MSSTDGRVVVVTGGTRGIGLGLAREFLARDARVVICGRSTEAVDKALAELGSDRASGLATDVTDRAAVQALWDHAVATFGRVDVWVNNAGLSAPRGPLHTVPVDDVHSVVEVNVIGALNGSAVASHGMAAQAGGGWIWNMEGFGSRGEHQPGMAVYGASKRAVQYLTEALVKQTKDTDVRVGFLSPGIVATDLLVGDYTDDPDGFEKVKKVFNILGDRVETVTPWLAEQVLGAHKHGTRVAWLTKGKAMRRFMTAGFNKRDIFASEDA
- a CDS encoding maleate cis-trans isomerase family protein, with product MSVDRLGWRRKFGVIAPSTNTIVQPEFDMMRVPGVTSHYGRIFIPDGRIATDEGMENLLLQIRANMDACVESLMTMQPDYMVMGMSAETFWDGVEGNRAFVKQIQALTGGLGVATGAEGCERALHLFGAKKIAVITPYTPIGDANVRKFFTELGFEVGQIKGLCVNSAVEIAQVTEKTLRESLIEINDSDVDAIVQCGTNLCMTELADEAERWLDKPVIAINAATWWMALRDNGIEDQLHGYGTLLREH
- a CDS encoding class E sortase — translated: MSALLRTAFATGIRAVAELAITAGLVLLAFAFYLLVWTNQQTQAAQRDLMDDFRERAEGGAQKASKESTPRAGEGFGVLHIPALGKDWEWVVVEGVSDSDLTRGPGHFPGTALPGQVGNFAIAGHRATHGEPFANLDQVGEGDRIIVETVGKWLVYEVTWSRIVSPSAVEVVEPVAGFPGAKPTARTMTLVTCHPRWGSSERLVLGAELVERYAAEAGPPPDLA
- a CDS encoding ABC transporter substrate-binding protein, with protein sequence MSSSRTKTPWWRDRSAVIRTTAVAASACLALVGCGALMPGQNSGGGLAVAAGPGPGVSSDSVKVVFVAVDLDAVQETTNFITASVGDQEAQVQALEDWVNDNGGVGGKELDAVFRLYDGKNDSPAAEEQLCNQITQDDKAFAVVLTGQFQSNARPCYAQRETLMLDATLVANDAEYYEELSPYLWTPSFPEYNSFIRAYVEVSEKQGFFEGQKSVGVVAADSPVNRRAVEEVGVPLLEEAGLDVQVGWVDPTDMGTLYAGQEQAADTFRSKGVERVMFFGGSRLASIFASIAVGRQFKPKYSISSFDNPSFFINNPVLIPDGTMDGMIGIGFHPPQDVADDLLPFPNPDNPAEVECVEVYKDAGITFETRESARVALPYCDAARMLKIGADNATGDLNAQTWSDAMEANGDGVLTAAGFGGALDRGRAGAGGYRAMRFDDECQCFVYDGDVESFE
- a CDS encoding ABC transporter ATP-binding protein, which translates into the protein MTDAPALSCAGIRASYGQMQVLFDAGLVVEQGEMVALMGPNGVGKSTLLKVIGGLLKPDAGTVTVGGVDVTHASTRKRIDLGLSQVVGQSAFGSLTVVENLTMHGFAATDRRWNLEAVEAALAVFPRLNARRNQTASTLSGGERQMLALAKAIVVEPKVLVIDEFSLGLAPVVVGGLMDLLRRLNERGSAVLLVEQSVNVALSLVDRAYMMEKGEIIAEERAADLAANPDRIRELMLGGHAAGAR
- a CDS encoding branched-chain amino acid ABC transporter permease/ATP-binding protein, with product MSAAGQVSAELGAAITPMFSLTDFDFGLDRIVLGLFSGLTYGLLAIGLVLVYRSSRFVNFAHGSVGAFGASVLALLVVDWGAPYWLSFLLAIAVAGLLSAGIEVLVVRRLTGRPALIGMIATLGLSQFILIMSLVINTDGISGFTFPRPPYLPTWEVDSLPIGPPYIAMFILGPLLLWGLAAFLRRHRLGMAVRAAADDPDAAQLEGIPARRMATLVWGLAGGIAAFSAILVTPTTSGQGLDGLGADLLLKGLAGAVIGRMTSIPIAVAASLGIGVFEQLLLSNPDTRSLVNVAIGLVIVIALLRQPILGRASKERGGWRRVVVPPLPEAYRKVRSIVWLPRVLMCMVAMAVFGLAYVVSNETASILTSVAGYTLVGLSVGLVTGVSGQLSLGQFAYAGIAAAASAHVVDATGSFVFGIAAGVASAAIASVLIGIPAMRLKGLALAVSTLAFALATTSWLLRTDLFLGNGLSPASPTVFGYPVTYAVDYYLFALLMLAIGIWFTNNLRHSGFGRSLQALRDNEEAGRAFTVPARLRKFQLYAASGVVAGLGGVVIGHGQTSLTVNSFPASASIDVVALTVIGGLTLTIGPLIGALIIVGLPAIVTLSTVGQAALAISWLLVVILLPDGLGGVLINVRDRIYDALARRAGIDVELARHGPGEPSTSPLQGTMRLEGLVERPGPASDGPVDGLAPVLTVEGLSKRFGGVVAVDHADFEVAPGEILGVIGPNGAGKTTCFEMVAGFTRPDTGRVIYDGIDVTRATPEQRATQGLVRSFQDAALFPTLTVRETLMIAQERTDPTGLWTASIGVRTGERAKRAAAEELMERTGLTPYANRMISELSTGTRRVVELTALLALEPKVLLLDEPSAGIAQSESDALGDLLLSIRRELGTTMVVIEHDLPLLSRLCDRMIAMNLGRVVATGTPDEVRNDPAVVRSYLGSEQAAIHRSGAHTAPVPVVTDPALTRAQPVAP